One stretch of Pseudomonas fragi DNA includes these proteins:
- the hemH gene encoding ferrochelatase yields MTDHALLLVNLGSPASTSVADVRSYLNQFLMDPYVIDLPWPVRRLLVSLILIKRPEQSAHAYASIWWKEGSPLVELSRRLQHAMTQEWTQGPVELAMRYGEPSIETVLTRLAAQGIKKVTLAPLYPQFADSTVTTVIEEAKRVVKAKKLPVQFSILQPFYDQPEYLDALVASAKPHLEQDYDHLLLSFHGLPERHLHKLDPTGNHCFKNEDCCQNASPAVLATCYRAQCLRTAQAFAERMGLPEGKWSVAFQSRLGRAKWIEPYTEARLDALAKQGVKKILVMCPAFVADCIETLEEIGDRGREQFIEAGGEELVLVPCLNDHPQWAQALNTLCERAPLAL; encoded by the coding sequence ATGACCGACCACGCGCTGTTGCTGGTTAACCTGGGTTCGCCGGCATCTACTTCGGTAGCGGATGTACGCAGTTACTTGAACCAGTTTTTGATGGACCCGTATGTAATCGATCTGCCGTGGCCGGTGCGACGCTTGCTGGTGTCGCTGATCCTGATCAAGCGGCCCGAGCAGTCAGCCCATGCCTACGCCTCGATCTGGTGGAAGGAGGGGTCGCCACTGGTAGAGCTCAGCCGCCGCTTGCAGCACGCCATGACCCAGGAGTGGACCCAGGGGCCGGTGGAACTGGCCATGCGCTACGGAGAGCCATCGATCGAAACCGTGCTCACCCGCCTGGCTGCGCAGGGGATTAAAAAGGTCACGCTGGCGCCGCTTTATCCGCAGTTTGCCGACAGCACCGTAACCACGGTGATTGAAGAGGCCAAGCGGGTGGTAAAGGCCAAAAAACTGCCGGTTCAGTTCTCCATCCTGCAGCCATTCTATGACCAGCCCGAGTACCTCGATGCGCTGGTGGCCAGTGCCAAACCGCATCTGGAGCAGGATTACGATCACTTGCTGCTGAGCTTTCACGGCTTGCCCGAGCGGCATTTGCACAAGCTGGACCCCACCGGTAATCACTGCTTCAAGAATGAAGATTGTTGCCAGAACGCTTCGCCTGCGGTGCTTGCTACCTGTTATCGGGCACAGTGCCTGCGCACGGCCCAGGCCTTTGCCGAGCGCATGGGCTTGCCTGAGGGCAAGTGGTCGGTGGCGTTCCAGTCCCGTCTGGGGCGGGCCAAGTGGATCGAGCCCTACACCGAGGCGCGGCTGGATGCGTTGGCCAAGCAAGGGGTGAAGAAAATTCTGGTGATGTGCCCGGCGTTTGTGGCCGATTGCATCGAAACCCTGGAAGAGATCGGCGATCGCGGACGCGAGCAGTTTATCGAGGCGGGGGGCGAGGAGTTGGTGCTGGTGCCGTGTCTTAATGACCACCCGCAGTGGGCGCAGGCGTTGAACACGTTGTGTGAGAGGGCGCCGCTGGCGCTGTAA
- a CDS encoding NAD(P)/FAD-dependent oxidoreductase: protein MKIAIIGSGISGLTCGYLLHKEHDISVYEASDWVGGHTHTVNVSVKGQAYAVDTGFIVFNDWTYPNFIKLMDQLGVRSKATEMSFSVHDTDSNLEYNGNTLNSLFAQRSNLLSPRFWGMLRDILRFNREAIRDLDEQRIASDTRLGDYLQQRGYGSRFIEHYIVPMGAAIWSMSLADMLAFPLQFFVRFFKNHGLLSVSNRPQWRVIEGGSSAYIKPLSAGFADRIRLNCPVIQVARNAEGVLVHSVGGTESFDKVIFACHSDQALRLLAKPTAAEQQILGAMPYADNDVVLHTDTRLLPDRKLAWASWNYRLGGEGQKRAAVTYDMNILQGIQSETTFCVSLNQTPAIDPLKVLASYTYAHPQYSLAAIAAQARWQELLGAQHSYFCGAYWANGFHEDGVVSALRVAQAFGQPL from the coding sequence ATGAAAATCGCGATCATTGGCAGCGGGATTTCAGGGCTGACCTGCGGCTACTTGCTGCATAAAGAACACGATATCAGCGTGTACGAGGCCAGTGACTGGGTCGGCGGCCATACCCATACCGTCAATGTAAGCGTCAAAGGCCAGGCTTATGCCGTGGATACCGGCTTTATCGTGTTCAACGACTGGACTTACCCCAACTTCATCAAGCTGATGGATCAATTGGGGGTGCGCTCCAAAGCCACTGAAATGAGCTTTTCCGTCCACGACACCGATAGCAACCTCGAATACAACGGCAACACCCTCAACAGCCTGTTTGCCCAGCGCAGCAACCTGTTGTCGCCGAGGTTCTGGGGCATGTTGCGCGATATCCTGCGCTTCAATCGCGAAGCCATCCGCGACCTGGACGAGCAACGTATTGCCAGCGATACCCGGTTGGGCGACTACCTGCAGCAACGCGGCTATGGCTCGCGCTTTATCGAGCACTACATTGTGCCGATGGGGGCTGCTATCTGGTCCATGTCCCTGGCCGACATGCTCGCCTTCCCGTTGCAATTCTTTGTGCGTTTTTTCAAGAATCACGGTTTGCTCAGCGTCAGCAATCGCCCGCAATGGCGTGTGATTGAGGGTGGCTCCAGTGCTTACATCAAACCCTTGAGCGCAGGCTTTGCCGACAGGATTCGTCTCAACTGCCCGGTGATCCAGGTCGCGCGCAATGCCGAAGGCGTTCTGGTGCATAGCGTTGGCGGTACTGAATCCTTCGACAAGGTGATCTTTGCCTGCCACAGCGACCAGGCCCTCAGGTTGCTGGCAAAACCTACAGCCGCAGAACAACAGATCCTGGGGGCCATGCCCTACGCCGACAATGATGTGGTGCTGCATACCGATACCCGCTTGCTGCCCGACCGAAAACTGGCCTGGGCCAGCTGGAATTATCGCCTCGGTGGCGAAGGGCAAAAACGGGCGGCCGTGACCTACGATATGAACATCCTGCAAGGGATTCAGAGCGAGACCACATTCTGCGTCAGCCTCAACCAAACCCCGGCCATTGATCCACTCAAGGTGCTGGCCAGCTACACCTATGCCCACCCGCAATACAGTTTGGCCGCCATTGCCGCACAAGCGCGCTGGCAAGAACTGCTGGGCGCGCAACACAGCTACTTTTGTGGCGCCTATTGGGCCAACGGTTTTCATGAAGACGGCGTGGTCAGCGCCTTGCGCGTGGCCCAGGCCTTTGGCCAGCCATTATGA
- a CDS encoding DUF1365 domain-containing protein, translating to MNSALYSGWIGHRRFAPKPHAFRYQIGLLYLDLDEQDAVLGLSPLAGKSRFAPFSFRETDYLKTFTATGMRLIDAVRQQVSSALGYTPQGPICLLTQARSWGLSFNPVSFFYCYEADGKLAAVLCEVTNTPWRERYHYVLPAKGDGFAHVAVAKAFHVSPFLPRDLEYRMSFSPPQARLGVHMADWQGDLKLFDATLNLQRTVLDRPGLHRYLRQFPWMTAKTCLAIYWQALRLFLKRTPIFSHQAADGAFRIAALQPKDQRHEEP from the coding sequence ATGAACAGCGCCCTGTACAGCGGCTGGATCGGCCATCGACGCTTTGCCCCAAAGCCCCATGCCTTTCGCTATCAGATAGGCCTGTTGTATCTGGATCTGGATGAGCAAGACGCTGTACTGGGGCTTTCACCGCTGGCAGGAAAAAGCCGCTTTGCGCCCTTCTCCTTTCGTGAAACCGATTACCTGAAAACCTTCACCGCAACCGGCATGCGCCTGATTGATGCGGTGCGCCAGCAAGTTTCCAGCGCTTTGGGTTATACCCCGCAAGGCCCGATCTGCTTGCTCACACAAGCCCGCAGTTGGGGGCTGTCCTTCAACCCGGTGAGTTTCTTCTATTGCTACGAAGCTGACGGAAAACTGGCCGCCGTCCTGTGCGAAGTCACCAATACGCCTTGGCGCGAACGTTATCACTATGTGCTCCCCGCCAAGGGAGACGGTTTCGCCCACGTTGCGGTGGCCAAGGCCTTCCATGTGTCGCCGTTTCTGCCACGAGACCTGGAATATCGCATGAGTTTCAGCCCGCCCCAGGCCCGGCTCGGGGTGCATATGGCGGACTGGCAGGGCGACCTCAAACTGTTCGACGCCACCCTCAACCTGCAGCGCACAGTGCTGGATCGCCCGGGCCTGCATCGCTACTTGCGGCAGTTCCCGTGGATGACCGCCAAAACTTGTCTGGCCATCTACTGGCAAGCCTTGCGCCTGTTTCTTAAGCGCACCCCGATTTTTTCCCACCAGGCCGCCGACGGCGCCTTTCGCATTGCCGCCCTGCAACCCAAGGATCAACGCCATGAAGAGCCCTAG
- a CDS encoding YbgA family protein: MASTASAQHKPKIAISACLLGAEVRFNGGHKESRLCSQALSQHFEFVPLCPEVAIGLGIPRQPVRLVGDPAAPQAVGTVDSTLNVTRPLHDYGMEMAAEHTDICGYIFMQKSPSCGLERVKVYQDGGRPAELAGRGIYARAFCDANPDLPVEEDGRLNDPVLRENFMTRVYAYSAWQALLKQGITRRSLTEFHARYKYQLMAHHPVQYKTLGALLGNLGKQDPRAIAPHYFSELMKALKKCATRRTHTNVLQHISGYLKQSISAQDKQEVQQLIGQYLHGIVPLVVPLTLLKHHFRLHPHAYISRQVYLQPHPEDLSLRNAI, encoded by the coding sequence ATGGCCAGCACCGCATCCGCTCAACACAAACCGAAAATCGCCATCAGCGCCTGCTTGCTGGGGGCTGAGGTGCGCTTCAACGGCGGGCATAAAGAATCGCGGTTGTGCAGCCAGGCGTTAAGCCAGCACTTCGAGTTTGTCCCGCTGTGCCCCGAGGTTGCCATCGGCCTTGGCATTCCGCGCCAGCCAGTGCGCCTGGTTGGCGACCCAGCAGCGCCCCAGGCGGTAGGCACTGTCGACAGCACCTTGAACGTAACCCGCCCGTTGCACGACTACGGTATGGAAATGGCCGCCGAGCACACTGACATCTGTGGCTACATTTTTATGCAGAAGTCACCGTCCTGCGGACTGGAGCGGGTCAAGGTGTATCAGGATGGCGGCCGCCCTGCCGAGCTTGCCGGGCGTGGTATCTACGCCCGGGCCTTCTGCGACGCCAACCCCGACTTGCCGGTGGAAGAAGACGGCCGTTTGAACGACCCGGTGCTGCGCGAAAACTTCATGACCCGGGTTTACGCCTACAGCGCCTGGCAGGCATTGCTCAAACAGGGCATCACCCGCCGCTCACTGACCGAGTTCCATGCTCGCTACAAATACCAGCTGATGGCCCATCACCCGGTGCAATACAAAACACTCGGCGCTCTGCTCGGCAACCTCGGCAAGCAAGACCCGCGAGCCATTGCCCCGCACTACTTCAGCGAGCTGATGAAAGCCCTGAAAAAATGCGCCACCCGCCGCACCCACACCAACGTGCTGCAACATATCAGTGGCTACCTCAAGCAATCCATCAGCGCGCAAGACAAGCAGGAAGTCCAGCAACTGATTGGCCAGTACCTGCACGGCATCGTGCCACTGGTCGTGCCGCTGACCCTGCTCAAGCATCACTTTCGCCTGCACCCGCACGCTTATATCTCGCGCCAGGTTTACCTGCAGCCGCATCCGGAAGACCTCAGCCTGCGTAATGCCATCTGA
- the phrB gene encoding deoxyribodipyrimidine photo-lyase → MQLIWLRTDLRHDDNTALSAAAKRGPTLAVYLISPEQWLAHDDAPSKVDFWLRNLRTLSDSLQQLNIPLLIRTAPTWDQAPAVLLELCRQHGVEAVHTNQEYGIHETRRDQAVARALEAQGIEFHSYLDQLLFQPGSILTQSGSYFQVFSQFRRICYNRLHMALPKQVAKPEKQSLLNIESDAIPESVSGFTVPSESLRALWPAGEDQAHQRLAQFADEQIHYYQDERDLPAKPGTSQLSPYLAAGVLSPRQCLHAALHSNNGEFESGSPGVFTWITELLWREFYKHILVGYPRVSRHRAFRPETEYLPWRNAPDELSAWKQGRTGFPIIDAAIRQLLETGWMHNRLRMVVAMFLTKNLLIDWREGERFFMQHLIDGDLAANNGGWQWSSSTGTDSVPYFRIFNPVTQSERFDPEGKFIKHWLPELKDLNKKQVHNPASLGGLFGVANYPAPIVNLSQSRDRALSAFKNLPSRQMLEASHG, encoded by the coding sequence ATGCAACTGATCTGGCTGCGCACCGACTTGCGCCACGACGACAACACCGCCCTGAGCGCCGCCGCCAAACGCGGCCCCACCCTGGCCGTGTACCTGATCAGCCCCGAGCAATGGCTGGCCCATGACGATGCGCCGAGCAAGGTCGACTTCTGGCTGCGCAACCTGCGCACCCTGAGCGACAGCCTGCAACAGCTCAATATTCCTTTGCTGATTCGTACCGCGCCCACCTGGGACCAGGCCCCTGCGGTGCTCCTTGAGTTGTGCCGGCAGCACGGTGTCGAGGCGGTTCACACCAATCAGGAATACGGTATCCACGAAACCCGTCGCGACCAGGCGGTGGCCCGGGCGCTTGAAGCCCAGGGCATCGAGTTTCACAGCTACCTCGACCAGTTGCTGTTCCAGCCGGGCAGCATCCTCACGCAGTCGGGTTCGTATTTCCAGGTCTTCAGCCAGTTTCGCCGGATCTGCTACAACCGCCTGCATATGGCCTTGCCCAAGCAGGTTGCCAAGCCTGAGAAGCAGTCTTTGCTGAATATTGAGAGCGACGCCATACCCGAGTCTGTCAGCGGTTTCACAGTGCCCAGCGAATCACTGCGGGCACTGTGGCCGGCAGGCGAAGATCAGGCTCACCAGCGCCTGGCACAGTTTGCCGACGAGCAAATCCACTATTACCAGGACGAACGCGACCTGCCCGCCAAACCCGGCACCAGCCAGCTTTCGCCTTACCTTGCAGCAGGGGTGCTCTCCCCCCGCCAGTGCCTGCACGCAGCATTGCACAGCAACAACGGCGAGTTTGAAAGCGGCAGCCCGGGGGTCTTTACCTGGATCACCGAGCTGCTGTGGCGCGAGTTTTATAAACATATCCTGGTGGGCTACCCACGGGTCTCACGTCATCGCGCCTTTCGCCCGGAAACCGAATACCTGCCTTGGCGCAACGCGCCGGATGAACTGAGCGCCTGGAAACAGGGGCGCACCGGCTTCCCGATTATCGACGCGGCCATCAGGCAGCTGCTGGAAACCGGCTGGATGCACAATCGCCTGCGCATGGTGGTGGCGATGTTCCTGACCAAAAACCTGTTGATCGACTGGCGCGAAGGCGAACGCTTCTTTATGCAGCACCTGATCGACGGTGATCTGGCCGCCAACAACGGCGGCTGGCAGTGGAGTTCATCGACGGGTACCGATTCCGTGCCGTACTTCCGTATTTTCAACCCGGTCACCCAGTCAGAGCGCTTCGATCCCGAGGGAAAATTCATCAAGCACTGGTTACCCGAGCTGAAAGACCTGAACAAAAAACAGGTCCATAACCCTGCCTCCCTGGGTGGTCTGTTTGGCGTGGCCAATTACCCGGCGCCCATCGTCAACCTGAGCCAAAGCCGCGACCGGGCCCTGAGCGCATTCAAAAACCTGCCGTCACGGCAAATGCTGGAGGCCAGCCATGGTTGA
- a CDS encoding MerR family transcriptional regulator, with translation MNDDLIMSNTPDTDYSQALAEGWLPIREVSRITGVNAVTLRAWERRYGLIVPHRTAKGHRLFSTEHIQRIQQILLWLNRGVSVSQIKPLLNAPAALAPAPDSDWQAWRQTMIEAISELAERRLDDCFNQAMSLYPARPLCEQLLLPLLNELEQRWQGQFGAQLERVFFHSWLRSKLGARIYHNNRSLKGAPVLLINHSDLPFEPQLWLTALLISSSHCPVEVFDAPVPGGELGLAVEHLQPRAVVLYSSKTLNTQQLPRLLQGIDCPTLIAGPTVCIHFDQLSVTTTEIAGLYLAHDPVEAHQRLSQLGLYR, from the coding sequence ATGAATGATGACCTGATTATGTCCAACACCCCTGATACGGACTACAGCCAGGCGCTGGCCGAAGGCTGGTTGCCGATCCGCGAAGTGTCGCGCATCACCGGCGTGAATGCTGTGACCCTGCGTGCCTGGGAACGCCGCTACGGCCTGATCGTGCCGCACCGCACGGCCAAGGGCCATCGCCTGTTTTCGACCGAACATATCCAGCGCATCCAGCAGATTTTGTTGTGGCTCAACCGTGGCGTGTCGGTCAGCCAGATCAAGCCGTTGCTCAACGCGCCAGCTGCACTGGCCCCGGCTCCTGACAGCGACTGGCAGGCGTGGCGGCAAACCATGATTGAAGCCATCAGTGAGCTGGCCGAACGCCGCCTCGATGACTGTTTCAACCAGGCAATGTCGCTCTACCCTGCCCGCCCGCTCTGCGAGCAACTGCTGCTGCCCCTTTTGAACGAGCTGGAACAACGCTGGCAAGGGCAGTTCGGTGCGCAATTGGAGCGGGTGTTTTTCCACTCCTGGCTGCGCAGCAAACTGGGCGCGCGGATTTATCACAACAACCGCTCGCTCAAGGGCGCGCCGGTGCTGCTGATCAATCATTCGGACCTGCCCTTTGAGCCACAACTGTGGCTGACCGCCTTGCTGATCAGCAGCAGCCACTGCCCGGTCGAAGTCTTCGACGCCCCTGTACCCGGCGGCGAACTGGGCCTGGCTGTCGAGCATTTGCAGCCCCGCGCCGTGGTGCTGTACTCCAGTAAAACCCTTAATACCCAGCAATTGCCCCGGCTGTTGCAGGGTATCGACTGCCCGACCCTGATCGCCGGACCAACGGTATGCATCCACTTCGACCAGTTGTCCGTAACTACAACCGAGATCGCAGGATTGTATCTGGCCCACGACCCGGTAGAGGCCCATCAACGCCTCAGCCAACTCGGCCTTTATCGCTAG
- a CDS encoding NAD(P)/FAD-dependent oxidoreductase, which produces MTVPIAIIGAGIAGLAAANFLHKAGHVIHLFDKSRGSGGRMSSKRSDVGVLDLGAQYFTARDRRFVDEVQQWQANGWAVEWEPHLYHYKNGQLTPSPDEQTRWVGTPRMSAITRGLLGQLPISFTCQITDLIRGEKHWHLLDAEGEEHGPFSHVIIATPAPQATSLLSSAPKLASTAAGVKMEPAWAVALAFESPLDTPMEGCFVQGSPLDWLARNRSKPGRDSQPDTWVLHATSAWSKQNLDRTKESVIEHLHGAFAELMHFPTPAPIFSLAHRWLYARPAAAHEWGALADSDLGLYACGDWCLSGRVEGAWLSGQEAARRLIEHLD; this is translated from the coding sequence ATGACTGTACCCATCGCAATTATCGGTGCCGGCATAGCCGGGCTGGCAGCAGCAAATTTCCTGCACAAGGCGGGGCATGTGATTCATCTGTTCGATAAAAGCCGTGGCAGCGGCGGACGCATGTCGAGCAAGCGCAGCGATGTCGGGGTACTGGACCTGGGGGCTCAGTATTTCACCGCTCGCGACCGCCGTTTTGTCGATGAAGTCCAGCAATGGCAGGCCAACGGCTGGGCCGTCGAGTGGGAACCCCATCTGTACCACTATAAAAATGGCCAGCTGACCCCCTCCCCGGACGAACAGACCCGCTGGGTGGGCACGCCGCGCATGAGCGCCATTACCCGTGGCTTGCTGGGCCAGTTGCCGATCAGCTTTACCTGCCAGATCACTGACCTGATCCGGGGTGAAAAACACTGGCATCTGCTCGATGCCGAAGGCGAGGAGCACGGCCCCTTCAGCCACGTCATCATCGCCACACCGGCGCCACAGGCCACCTCCCTTCTGTCCAGCGCGCCCAAACTGGCCAGTACCGCTGCGGGGGTAAAAATGGAGCCTGCGTGGGCCGTTGCCCTGGCCTTCGAGTCCCCCCTCGATACGCCGATGGAAGGTTGTTTTGTACAAGGCAGCCCGCTCGACTGGCTGGCGCGCAACCGCAGCAAACCCGGGCGTGACAGCCAGCCCGACACCTGGGTGCTGCATGCGACCAGCGCCTGGAGCAAACAGAACCTCGACCGCACCAAGGAATCGGTCATCGAGCATTTGCACGGTGCCTTTGCCGAATTGATGCACTTCCCGACCCCCGCACCGATTTTCAGCCTGGCCCACCGCTGGCTTTACGCCCGGCCTGCGGCGGCCCATGAATGGGGCGCACTGGCGGACTCCGACCTGGGCCTGTATGCCTGCGGCGACTGGTGCCTGTCAGGCCGCGTCGAAGGCGCCTGGCTCAGCGGCCAGGAAGCCGCGCGGCGGCTGATCGAGCATCTGGATTGA
- a CDS encoding SDR family NAD(P)-dependent oxidoreductase, with protein MVDRRRIWLTGASSGIGAQMAEVLLSGGALLALTARTLEPLRILSERYPGQVLLVPGDLTDSVQVREIGKRIAQAWGALDTVILNAGTCEYVDARQFDAALVERVVRTNLLASSYCLESALPLLRAGLQPHLVGVVSSVTYWPLPRAGAYGASKAGLRYLLESLRIDLAQENIDVTLVSPGFVDTPLTEHNDFPMPMRWPAQKAAQHICQRLEKRPLEIAFPTPFIAILRLLANLPKRLQVALGKRLARTSDGKPS; from the coding sequence ATGGTTGATCGGCGGCGGATCTGGCTTACGGGCGCCAGCAGCGGTATTGGCGCGCAGATGGCCGAAGTATTGCTCAGCGGCGGCGCCCTGCTGGCGTTGACCGCCCGCACTCTGGAGCCCTTGAGAATCCTGTCCGAGCGTTACCCCGGACAAGTCTTGCTGGTGCCCGGCGACCTGACCGACAGCGTACAGGTACGCGAGATCGGCAAACGCATCGCCCAGGCCTGGGGCGCGCTGGATACCGTAATCCTCAATGCCGGCACCTGTGAGTATGTCGACGCCCGCCAGTTCGACGCGGCACTGGTCGAACGCGTGGTGCGCACCAACCTGCTGGCCAGCAGCTATTGCCTTGAGAGCGCACTGCCACTGTTGCGCGCAGGCTTACAGCCGCATCTGGTGGGCGTGGTCAGTTCGGTCACCTATTGGCCACTGCCCCGGGCCGGGGCTTATGGAGCATCGAAAGCGGGCCTGCGCTACTTGCTTGAATCGCTGCGTATCGATCTGGCCCAGGAGAACATTGACGTGACCCTCGTCAGCCCGGGCTTTGTTGACACGCCCTTGACCGAACACAACGACTTCCCGATGCCCATGCGCTGGCCAGCGCAAAAAGCGGCGCAGCATATTTGCCAGCGACTGGAAAAACGCCCGCTGGAAATCGCCTTTCCCACACCGTTCATTGCCATCCTGCGGCTGCTGGCCAACCTGCCAAAACGTTTGCAAGTGGCGCTCGGCAAGCGTCTGGCACGCACATCCGACGGTAAGCCATCATGA
- a CDS encoding SAM-dependent methyltransferase: MKSPSLVSKTSLSTTHNLTSALLRRGVLRQLSQLKSGHLVVIENGERLMFGDSGAGLVGEVQIHDTSVWGMIASNGSIGAGEAFIHGYWSSPDLTKVIRVLVSNMDVLDAMEGGLARLGRPLIRGLHWINRNTRKGSQKNIAAHYDLGNEMFEQFLDPTMMYSAAQFLTADDTLEQAQLNKLQRICQKLDLKPTDHLLEIGTGWGSMALYAAQHYGCKVTTTTLSKEQFDYTQARIEALGLQEQVTLLLEDYRDLTGQYDKLVSIEMIEAVGHHFLPSYFKQCSQLLKPHGLMLLQAITIRDQRYEQAKSSVDFIQRYIFPGGALPSVQKMLEIVGKDTDMNLMHMEDFGLHYAKTLRLWHENFRRAHGRLTELGYDDYFLRLWEFYLCYCEGGFLERSIGTAQLLLAKPAAMPAPLLGRFNA, encoded by the coding sequence ATGAAGAGCCCTAGCCTGGTGAGCAAAACCTCACTGTCGACTACCCATAACCTGACCAGCGCACTACTGCGACGCGGGGTGCTGCGCCAACTCAGTCAATTGAAAAGCGGGCATCTGGTGGTCATCGAAAACGGTGAACGCCTGATGTTTGGTGACAGCGGCGCGGGTCTGGTCGGCGAGGTGCAGATTCACGACACAAGTGTCTGGGGCATGATTGCCAGCAACGGCTCGATTGGCGCCGGCGAAGCCTTTATTCATGGCTACTGGAGTTCGCCTGACCTGACCAAAGTGATCCGCGTGCTGGTCAGCAACATGGACGTGCTCGATGCAATGGAAGGTGGCCTGGCCCGCCTGGGTCGCCCGTTGATACGCGGCTTGCACTGGATCAATCGCAACACCCGCAAGGGCTCGCAAAAGAATATTGCCGCGCATTACGACCTGGGCAATGAGATGTTCGAGCAATTCCTCGACCCGACCATGATGTATTCAGCGGCGCAGTTTTTAACGGCTGACGACACCCTGGAGCAAGCCCAGCTCAACAAGCTGCAGCGCATCTGCCAGAAGCTCGACCTCAAGCCCACAGACCATTTGCTGGAAATCGGTACCGGCTGGGGCAGCATGGCGTTGTATGCGGCGCAACATTACGGTTGCAAGGTGACGACGACTACATTGTCCAAAGAACAGTTCGACTACACCCAAGCCCGCATCGAGGCGCTGGGCTTACAAGAGCAAGTAACGTTACTGCTGGAGGATTATCGCGACCTGACCGGGCAATACGACAAGCTGGTGTCTATCGAGATGATCGAAGCCGTCGGCCATCATTTCTTGCCCAGCTATTTCAAGCAATGCTCCCAGTTGCTCAAGCCCCACGGCCTGATGCTGCTGCAAGCCATCACCATTCGCGACCAGCGTTACGAACAGGCGAAAAGCAGCGTGGACTTTATCCAGCGTTATATCTTCCCCGGTGGCGCATTGCCCAGCGTGCAGAAAATGCTCGAAATCGTTGGCAAGGACACCGACATGAACCTGATGCACATGGAGGATTTTGGCCTGCACTACGCCAAAACCCTGCGTTTGTGGCATGAGAACTTTCGCCGGGCACACGGCCGTTTAACGGAATTGGGCTACGACGACTACTTTCTGCGCCTGTGGGAGTTTTACCTGTGCTACTGCGAAGGTGGCTTTCTTGAGCGCAGCATCGGCACTGCACAACTGTTGCTGGCCAAACCGGCGGCCATGCCCGCGCCATTGCTGGGTCGGTTCAATGCTTAA
- a CDS encoding TIGR01777 family oxidoreductase has translation MHILLTGGTGLIGRQLCRHWLAQGHRLSVWSRRPEQVARLCGAQVKGVALLEELGEEPIDAVVNLAGAPIADRPWTRSRKALLWSSRITLTETLVAWLQSREQKPAVLVSGSAVGWYGDGGERELTEESPPVSEDFASHLCIAWEETAQRVEALGMRVVLVRTGLVLAAEGGFLSRLLLPFKLALGGPIGNGRQWMPWIHIKDQIALIDFLVHENAASGPYNACAPQPVRNAEFARTLGQVLHRPAFMPMPAFVLRVLLGEMSGLLLGGQRARPARLLAAGFTFQFTDLRAALDDVARPPLK, from the coding sequence ATGCACATTTTGCTGACCGGCGGTACAGGCTTGATCGGGCGTCAGCTCTGTCGTCACTGGCTGGCGCAGGGCCATCGACTCAGTGTGTGGAGTCGGCGCCCTGAGCAAGTGGCCCGATTGTGTGGTGCCCAGGTGAAGGGAGTCGCACTGCTTGAAGAACTTGGCGAGGAGCCGATCGATGCCGTGGTCAACCTCGCCGGTGCGCCCATTGCTGACCGGCCCTGGACGCGCAGCCGCAAGGCGTTGTTGTGGAGCAGCCGCATTACCCTGACTGAAACCCTGGTGGCCTGGCTACAAAGCCGCGAGCAAAAGCCTGCTGTACTGGTGTCCGGTTCGGCCGTGGGCTGGTATGGCGACGGCGGCGAGCGTGAGCTGACAGAAGAATCGCCACCCGTGAGTGAGGATTTCGCCAGTCACTTGTGTATCGCCTGGGAAGAAACCGCACAGCGTGTTGAGGCCTTGGGCATGCGTGTGGTGCTGGTGCGCACGGGGCTGGTGCTGGCAGCCGAAGGCGGCTTTTTGTCGCGCCTGTTGTTGCCTTTCAAGCTGGCGTTGGGCGGGCCGATAGGCAATGGTCGGCAATGGATGCCGTGGATTCATATCAAGGATCAAATCGCCCTGATTGATTTTCTTGTGCATGAGAATGCCGCCAGCGGTCCTTATAATGCCTGCGCGCCGCAGCCGGTACGCAATGCCGAGTTTGCCCGGACCCTGGGCCAGGTGTTGCACCGCCCGGCGTTTATGCCCATGCCCGCCTTTGTATTGCGCGTGCTGCTGGGCGAAATGTCCGGTTTGTTGCTGGGTGGCCAGCGAGCGAGACCTGCAAGGTTGCTGGCAGCCGGTTTTACTTTTCAGTTCACCGATTTGCGTGCGGCGCTCGATGATGTGGCCCGCCCGCCCCTGAAATAG